In the genome of Botrytis cinerea B05.10 chromosome 5, complete sequence, one region contains:
- the Bclcc4 gene encoding Bclcc4 — translation MVSRNVLIKQPRALQSYLTTKPGLSTIGLLNSTTLPPFLKDNPLPCGVPWGNTEPGGAPPHTGVVRRYKWTVSRSIKAPDGVEKNSILINDQFPGPLVEANWGDMIEVEVTNAVESAAEGITIHWHGQPQKENPWYDGVPAVTQCPIAPNTTFTYRFRAESFGSGWYHSHVSGQYADGLFGPMVVYGPSQLPYDIDLGPIVLSDHIYTSYFQVLEQGLGVPLVFPTVGNNLINGKGTTNCSSIANGTNCTPGAPLAKFAFQTGKTHRLRLMNTGSSGTQKFSIDGHSMTVIAQDYVPIKPYTTNVVTLGLGQRTDVLIKATGSASGSYWMRSDLDVACMQLETINSHALASVYYPQAQTSSEPNTTAYSWDSNNCLNDPLNTTVPYYALSPPRTPSLTQNLQINAGPNASGVLLFYMNNSTFRGDYNAPILLLESSGNTSYPEDPSWNVYNFGNHTSIRIIIQNIFPIYHPMHLHGHDFWILAIGTGEWDGRVVNPDNPQRRDTILMPPGSPDVPSYLVIEYMADNPGVWPLHCHIGIHLSAGMLINTLERPDLVKKRRVPYVMAQTCRDWANFSGTNLVDQIDSGL, via the exons ATGGTGAGCAGAAATGTCCTCATAAAACAGCCCCGCGCCTTGCAATCCTATCTGACCACAAAACCAGGGCTATCAACAATTGGCTTGCTGAATTCGACTACTCTTCCACCGTTTCTGAAAGACAAT CCTCTCCCATGTGGCGTTCCCTGGGGAAACACAGAGCCTGGAGGAGCCCCTCCTCACACAGGTGTTGTGAGACGCTACAAATGGACAGTATCTCGGTCCATCAAAGCACCCGATGGTGTTGAAAAGAactccattctcatcaatgATCAATTCCCAGGACCTCTAGTTGAGGCCAATTGGGGTGATATGATTGAAGTAGAAGTCACCAATGCTGTTGAAAGCGCTGCAGAAGGCATCACAATTCACTGGCATGGTCAACCCCAAAAGGAAAATCCGTGGTATGATGGTGTACCGGCAGTAACTCAATGTCCAATCGCTCCCAACACAACTTTTACTTACCGCTTCAGAGCTGAAAGTTTCGGAAGTGGATGGTATCATTCTCATGTAAGTGGGCAATACGCTGACGGACTCTTTGGCCCTATGGTAGTTTATGG CCCATCTCAATTACCATACGACATAGATCTTGGCCCTATAGTCCTA AGCGACCATATCTACACCTCCTACTTTCAGGTACTTGAGCAAGGGCTCGGCGTGCCCCTCGTCTTCCCAACCGTGGGCAACAATCTCATCAACGGAAAAGGAACCACGAATTGCAGCTCAATTGCAAATGGGACAAACTGCACTCCGGGAGCGCCTCTCGCAAAATTCGCCTTTCAAACAGGAAAAACCCACCGTTTACGACTGATGAATACCGGAAGCTCAGGCACTCAGAAGTTTTCTATCGATGGCCATTCGATGACTGTAATCGCGCAAGACTATGTTCCGATCAAACCATACACAACAAATGTCGTCACACTAGGACTAGGACAACGTACCGATGTGCTAATTAAAGCTACCGGTAGCGCTAGCGGGTCATATTGGATGAGATCCGATCTGGACGTTGCGTGTATGCAATTGGAGACTATAAATTCGCATGCACTTGCTTCGGTCTACTATCCACAAGCGCAAACATCATCTGAGCCGAATACTACTGCATACTCATGGGACAGTAACAACTGTCTTAAC GATCCATTAAACACAACCGTTCCATATTATGCCTTATCCCCACCCAGAACTCCTTCGCTCACCCAAAACCTTCAAATCAATGCCGGCCCTAACGCATCTGGCGTTCTTCTATTTTACATGAACAATTCCACTTTCAGGGGAGACTACAA TGCACCAATCCTGCTCCTCGAATCTTCCGGCAACACATCCTATCCCGAAGACCCCAGTTGGAACGTCTACAATTTCGGGAACCACACGTCCATCCGCATTATTATCCAGAATATCTTTCCCATCTACCACCCCATGCACTTGCACGGCCATGATTTCTGGATTCTCGCCATCGGCACAGGAGAATGGGATGGTCGAGTTGTCAATCCCGATAATCCTCAACGAAGAGATACTATTCTCATGCCTCCTGGCAGTCCAGATGTTCCCTCCTATCTCGTTATCGAGTACATGGCTGATAACCCCGGGGTGTGGCCTTTGCATTGCCATATTGGCATACATCTCAGCGCGGGGATGCTCATTAATACTTTGGAACGACCTGATTTGGTAAAGAAAAGACGGGTTCCATATGTGATGGCCCAAACATGCCGAGACTGGGCCAATTTTAGCGGGACCAATCTCGTTGATCAAATCGATTCGGGATTGTGA
- the Bcrcy1 gene encoding Bcrcy1, whose translation MSNFRRAPVGGNNRNSILSSLRATEMVGSNSSKPVLPAEIISTILDYLPIPDLMSFARTSKRMQEMVYEDSRWVSRLKSMGVWNEGEARKRFEEILRKKREMVRVRAEEDSKRIGIGVGVGGAGGGNGNVAGMRKTSTTLFDAGEEELRQQRRSAEFALKNIRGLSEGFETLSISAQGHMSLPPPPRTRTPMQDPEALLNVFAEVRSIRGSARHEYGKIYAALGPFYYDLARSRSHVDPVLFRVYRTPEQQAQMLAHLQVFSRSDWAQGWRQREERLITMTGIFETAVLREFEQGYEVWDIDGRMRRYAHVLGVLNGGYAGIELFVQKHPVFSDRDILGNSMDCINQAASEGIALEPSRAFLEKLSKKVNEQADVIDRVFPPGEDVLQIFLDKIAEDILMEYVTPLFDESHERSIPSYLQAVSGIFEQSMQFASTLRSTRNSGKEFFNKVKAVIARVFEPHVDLYLSEELDHFKRHAESEVREWETKLSAQDASKESFFMANVNRVADKKDFMSSFKKVVMMPVNVLPTMSPFGATKPVIAPQAGNRSSLQVLSASQSPVPSRSPTPSLPPGAISVPLPTEAPTDELAAKAALMASRLEGIRSLFSIEVALDLTHSAKASIERAALFVRLGGQTGEEAREQCEAIFVVLLQILGTRHVKTGFDKAVDHLSKYNPREISEHQQGVVVPLMTFLELVNVGDLISQMIDVFYEQQLATTKLADRNDFLDPAVKAKKKFEQMLDERVAAGLNKGIDVLMDEVEYICGTTQLPTDYNPPEFDATGTNPDIDIGPTTTAVQVVALVESHTKMLTGSTDKTMLDVFNQEVGLRLFTAVCKHLKRQRISTSGAIKLISDMNIYFVYIKTLRNADLLQYFKALRELSQIYLISPNHAKEMATVIADGDRFGGIFRAEEVYEFAERRADWYTVKKDVERAMYGIGCGVM comes from the coding sequence ATGTCGAATTTCCGGCGCGCCCCAGTTGGGGGTAACAATCGAAACAGCATCCTAAGTTCTTTGAGAGCTACCGAAATGGTCGGCAGCAATAGCAGCAAGCCTGTTCTACCTGCTGAGATAATATCTACGATTCTCGACTACCTACCGATTCCTGATCTCATGAGCTTTGCGCGCACGTCGAAACGAATGCAAGAAATGGTATATGAGGATTCGCGATGGGTATCGAGACTAAAATCCATGGGTGTATGGAACGAAGGAGAAGCTAggaaaagatttgaagaaatacTGAGGAAAAAGCGAGAGATGGTGCGAGTAAGGGCAGAAGAGGATTCTAaaaggattgggattggtgttggtgttggcgGTGCTGGaggaggaaatgggaatgttGCTGGAATGAGGAAAACTAGCACGACGTTATTTGATGCGGGGGAGGAAGAGTTACGGCAGCAGCGAAGGTCGGCGGAATTTGCTTTGAAGAATATCAGAGGTCTATCGGAAGGATTTGAGACGCTGTCGATATCAGCGCAAGGTCATATGAGTCTACCGCCCCCACCACGAACTCGAACGCCTATGCAAGATCCAGAAGCTTTGTTGAATGTATTTGCGGAAGTCAGATCGATACGTGGGTCTGCGAGGCATGAATACGGGAAAATATATGCAGCACTAGGGCCTTTCTACTACGACTTGGCTAGATCTAGGAGTCATGTTGATCCGGTATTGTTTCGAGTTTACAGAACACCCGAACAACAGGCACAAATGCTAGCTCATCTACAAGTGTTCTCGCGGAGTGACTGGGCTCAAGGATGGAGACAACGAGAGGAAAGGTTAATCACTATGACGGGCATATTCGAGACCGCAGTGCTACGAGAATTTGAGCAGGGTTATGAGGTGTGGGATATTGACGGTAGAATGCGGCGCTATGCTCATGTGTTGGGTGTACTAAATGGGGGGTATGCTGGTATAGAACTGTTCGTTCAAAAACATCCAGTATTCTCCGATCGAGATATTCTCGGTAACTCAATGGACTGTATCAACCAAGCAGCTTCTGAAGGTATAGCGCTTGAGCCATCACGGGCATTTCTGGAAAAGCTGTCCAAGAAAGTGAATGAACAAGCAGATGTAATCGACAGGGTCTTCCCTCCAGGGGAGGATGTTTTGCAGATCTTTTTGGATAAAATAGCAGAGGATATTCTTATGGAATACGTTACTCCTTTGTTCGATGAATCCCACGAACGAAGCATTCCATCTTATCTGCAAGCAGTTTCTGGTATCTTTGAACAAAGTATGCAATTTGCATCTACACTCAGATCTACCAGAAATTcaggaaaagaatttttcaataaagttAAAGCTGTTATAGCGCGAGTGTTTGAACCTCACGTAGATCTCTACCTATCAGAAGAGCTTGATCATTTTAAAAGACATGCCGAATCAGAAGTCAGGGAATGGGAGACGAAACTCTCAGCTCAAGACGCTTCAAAGGAATCATTCTTTATGGCCAATGTCAATCGCGTTGCGGATAAGAAGGATTTCATGAGTTCTTTCAAAAAGGTTGTCATGATGCCTGTAAATGTTCTACCTACAATGTCTCCGTTTGGTGCGACCAAGCCCGTGATAGCACCCCAGGCAGGGAATCGGTCAAGCTTGCAGGTACTTAGTGCGAGTCAGTCACCAGTACCTTCTCGATCACCCACCCCATCATTACCACCAGGTGCAATATCGGTTCCACTACCGACCGAAGCACCAACAGATGAACTTGCAGCCAAAGCGGCTTTGATGGCATCTAGGTTAGAAGGAATTCGATCACTCTTCAGTATTGAAGTGGCTCTAGACCTTACGCATTCTGCAAAAGCGAGTATTGAACGTGCAGCTCTTTTCGTCCGACTAGGAGGTCAAACAGGAGAAGAAGCTCGAGAACAGTGCGAGGCAATATTTGTAGTATTATTGCAAATCCTTGGAACTAGACACGTCAAAACAGGGTTTGATAAAGCTGTGGATCATCTTTCCAAATACAACCCTCGTGAGATTAGCGAGCACCAACAGGGCGTAGTGGTACCTCTAATGACATTTCTGGAGCTTGTCAATGTTGGAGACTTGATCTCCCAGATGATCGATGTCTTCTACGAACAGCAACTTGCAACAACTAAACTTGCGGACCGGAATGATTTCCTTGATCCCGCCGTTAAAGCCAAGAAAAAATTCGAACAGATGCTTGATGAGAGAGTCGCAGCCGGTTTGAATAAAGGTATTGATGTCCTGATGGACGAAGTCGAATATATTTGTGGCACCACTCAACTTCCCACCGATTACAATCCACCCGAATTCGATGCCACTGGTACAAAcccagatattgatatcggGCCAACTACTACCGCCGTGCAAGTCGTCGCTCTCGTAGAATCCCACACCAAAATGCTCACCGGAAGCACCGATAAAACAATGCTCGACGTCTTCAATCAAGAAGTAGGACTCCGTCTCTTCACCGCCGTCTGCAAACATCTTAAGCGTCAGCGTATCTCTACCTCTGGAGCCATCAAACTCATCTCCGATATGAATATCTACTTTGTCTATATTAAAACCCTAAGGAATGCAGACTTACTGCAGTATTTCAAGGCATTAAGGGAATTGAGTCAGATTTATTTGATCAGTCCAAATCACGCCAAGGAAATGGCGACGGTGATTGCGGATGGTGATAGATTCGGGGGTATCTTCAGGGCGGAGGAGGTTTATGAGTTTGCGGAGAGGAGGGCCGATTGGTATACGGTTAAGAAAGATGTTGAAAGGGCTATGTATGGAATTGGATGTGGAGTTATGTGA